One segment of Mycolicibacterium sp. YH-1 DNA contains the following:
- a CDS encoding DUF4331 family protein, which produces MSNHFTGLSLGPPLGDQRLDLCDLYAFQSPADPSRTVLILNANPTADALHPDAIYRLAIDNDGDLLNDIAFSFVFSEPADGRQTVDVHLARDDEALNPEAVGARIFEGVEVSFGKTPNVVTSNGITFFAGARSDAFFFDFDGIKNLFDTSGGRNFTAPHLGSESPWTGVDSNTEANVFSMVLELPTSALGVHTDMRIWGRCSVRRDGELLHVDRAGHPSVSSFFNTDDTKERYNASEPADDREQWIDMFVHLMGHTGGYSRDEAIAAIDEEGTLPDMLTFDPSRPAKYPNGRVFTDDVIDYRLAFLTKGDCPPTGLRPHTDTLAEFPYLGTPH; this is translated from the coding sequence GTGTCAAATCACTTCACCGGGCTGAGCCTCGGGCCACCACTTGGCGACCAACGCCTTGATCTGTGCGATCTCTACGCTTTCCAGTCTCCGGCTGATCCCAGCCGGACGGTGCTGATTCTCAACGCCAACCCCACGGCTGACGCGCTGCACCCCGACGCGATCTACCGGCTCGCCATCGATAACGACGGCGATCTGCTCAATGACATCGCGTTCAGCTTCGTCTTCTCCGAGCCGGCTGATGGACGTCAGACCGTTGACGTCCATCTGGCGCGTGACGACGAGGCGCTGAACCCCGAAGCCGTGGGGGCCAGGATCTTCGAGGGTGTCGAGGTGTCCTTCGGCAAGACGCCAAACGTCGTCACATCGAATGGCATCACGTTCTTCGCGGGTGCCCGCAGCGACGCGTTCTTCTTCGACTTCGACGGTATCAAGAACCTGTTCGACACATCCGGTGGCCGCAACTTCACCGCGCCTCATCTGGGTTCCGAATCCCCTTGGACGGGTGTGGATTCCAACACCGAGGCCAATGTGTTCTCGATGGTGCTCGAGCTGCCGACCAGCGCACTCGGGGTGCACACCGACATGCGGATCTGGGGCCGCTGCAGTGTGCGCCGCGACGGTGAACTGCTGCACGTCGACCGGGCCGGGCACCCGTCAGTGAGCAGCTTCTTCAACACCGACGACACCAAGGAGCGGTACAACGCGTCCGAGCCGGCCGATGACCGCGAACAGTGGATCGACATGTTCGTCCACCTGATGGGCCACACCGGTGGTTACTCAAGGGATGAGGCCATCGCCGCCATCGACGAGGAGGGCACCCTGCCCGACATGCTCACCTTCGACCCGAGCAGGCCCGCCAAGTACCCGAACGGTCGGGTGTTCACCGATGACGTGATCGACTATCGGCTGGCGTTTCTGACGAAGGGCGACTGCCCGCCGACCGGGCTGAGGCCGCACACCGACACGCTGGCGGAGTTCCCGTATCTCGGCACACCGCACTGA
- a CDS encoding MBL fold metallo-hydrolase, with translation MSQRARLGRATLTRVVEHGFMVPSAMFAQTPPEAWVDNADLLVPTFYDPEADRWRVSIQTWVIAVDGLTVLVDTGVGNGRERPHIPGLANLDTSFLASLAAAGFEPADVDVVINTHLHTDHVGWNTNRVNGSWVPTFPNARYLVPEADYRHFSPDGLGDDEGARVVFSDSVLPIADQMELWSQDLVLSESLRLRAAPGHTPGSSVLWLDAGKPAVFVGDLTHCPVQIPRPDDPCGFDVDARAAAATRHRVFTEAARARATVIPAHYPGHGGATIVARGDRFEVDDWLEIDAI, from the coding sequence ATGAGCCAGAGAGCCAGGCTCGGACGGGCCACCCTGACACGCGTGGTGGAGCACGGATTCATGGTGCCCTCGGCCATGTTCGCCCAGACCCCGCCCGAGGCCTGGGTCGATAACGCGGACCTTCTGGTGCCGACCTTCTACGATCCCGAGGCCGATCGCTGGCGGGTGTCGATACAGACGTGGGTCATCGCGGTCGACGGTCTGACGGTGCTGGTGGACACCGGTGTCGGCAACGGCCGTGAGCGCCCGCACATCCCGGGGCTCGCCAACCTCGACACGAGCTTCCTGGCCTCGCTCGCGGCAGCCGGTTTCGAGCCCGCCGACGTCGACGTCGTCATCAACACGCATCTGCACACCGACCACGTCGGCTGGAACACCAACCGGGTGAACGGGTCATGGGTGCCGACATTCCCCAACGCGCGCTATCTGGTGCCCGAGGCGGACTACCGACACTTCTCCCCCGATGGCCTCGGTGACGACGAGGGTGCGCGGGTCGTGTTCTCCGACAGCGTGTTACCGATCGCCGATCAGATGGAGCTGTGGTCGCAGGACCTCGTGCTCAGTGAGTCGCTGCGACTGCGTGCAGCGCCAGGACACACACCCGGGTCGTCGGTGCTGTGGCTCGACGCGGGTAAGCCCGCCGTCTTCGTTGGCGACCTCACGCACTGCCCTGTCCAGATTCCGCGACCCGATGATCCGTGCGGGTTCGACGTCGACGCACGTGCGGCGGCGGCGACACGCCACCGGGTGTTCACCGAGGCGGCGCGCGCCCGCGCGACCGTCATCCCGGCGCACTACCCCGGTCATGGTGGCGCGACGATCGTGGCGCGCGGCGACCGGTTCGAGGTCGATGACTGGCTGGAGATTGACGCGATCTAG
- a CDS encoding arabinosyltransferase domain-containing protein: protein MSDVKVARWVATIAGLLGFVLAVATPLLPVIQTTATLNWPQQGQLSNVTAPLITQAPVSLTATVPCAVIGDMPADGGLVFGTAPAKGRDAALNAMLVTVTNSRVDVIVRNVVVASVNRDRVAGTGSAPGCSSIDITSNIDGTFADFVGLTKADGSPQRTGYADPNLRPAIVGVFTDLTGPAPQGLSMSATIDTRFTTQPTPLKLAAILLSIVSTVIALLALWRLDRVDGRRMHRLIPTRWRTFTPVDGVVIGGFALWYVIGANSSDDGYILQMARVADHAGYMSNYFRWFGSPEDPFGWYYNVLALMTKVSDASIWIRLPDLICALVCWLLLSREVLPRLGPAVWSSRSAMWAAGLVLLAAWMPFNNGLRPEGQIATGALITYVLIERAITSGRLTPAALAIMTAAFTLGIQPTGLIAVAALLAGGRPILRIIMRRRRVVGTWPVIAPLLAAGTVILCVVFADQTLATVLEATRIRTAIGPSQEWWTENLRYYYLILPTTDGAISRRVAFVFTAMCLFPSLFMMLRRKRIPGVARGPVWRLMGIIFATMFFLMFTPTKWIHHFGLFAAVGGAMAAVATVLVSPLVLRSARNRMAFLSLAFFVLAFCFASTNGWWYVSNFGAPFNNSVPQFAGISVSAVFFALSIITALWAFWLHVSRRGDSKVVDRLTAAPIPLAAGLMVVVMMASMAIGVVRQYPTYSNGWANVRALAGGCGLADDVLVEPDSNAGFLTALPGNYGPLGPLGGEAPTGFSPNGVPDRIIAEAIRLNNPQPGTDVDWTQPIKLARPGINGSTVPLPYGLDPARVPVAGTYSTAAQQESKLASAWYDLPAADDAHPLVVITAAGTISGISVANGLDSEQTVELEYARRGPDGALTPAGRVKPYDVGPTPSWRNLRYPRAEIPADAVAVRVIAEDLSLSQGDWVAVTPPRVPEVRSVQEYVGSQQPVLMDWAVGLAFPCQQPMLHANGVTEVPKFRIAPDYNAKLQSTDTWQDGKNGGLLGITDLLLKASVMSTYLSEDWGQDWGSLHRFDTVVDAEPAELDLDSATRSGLWSPGQIRIKA from the coding sequence ATGAGCGATGTGAAGGTGGCCCGCTGGGTCGCCACGATCGCCGGCCTGCTGGGCTTCGTGCTCGCGGTCGCCACCCCGCTGCTGCCCGTCATCCAGACCACGGCGACGTTGAACTGGCCGCAGCAGGGTCAGCTCAGCAATGTCACCGCGCCGTTGATCACACAGGCGCCCGTGAGCCTGACCGCGACGGTGCCGTGCGCCGTGATCGGCGACATGCCCGCCGACGGCGGTCTGGTCTTCGGCACCGCGCCTGCCAAGGGACGCGACGCGGCACTCAACGCCATGCTGGTCACGGTCACGAACTCGCGTGTCGACGTGATCGTCCGCAACGTCGTGGTCGCCAGCGTGAATCGCGATCGGGTGGCCGGAACCGGCTCCGCCCCCGGTTGTTCGAGTATCGACATCACCTCGAACATCGACGGAACCTTCGCCGACTTCGTGGGCCTGACCAAGGCCGACGGCTCACCGCAACGCACCGGCTACGCGGACCCCAACCTGCGGCCCGCCATCGTCGGCGTCTTCACCGACCTCACCGGGCCTGCGCCACAGGGACTCTCGATGTCGGCGACAATCGACACGCGGTTCACCACCCAGCCGACGCCGCTGAAGCTCGCGGCGATCCTGCTGTCGATCGTCTCGACCGTCATCGCGCTGCTCGCGCTGTGGCGACTGGACCGGGTCGACGGGCGGCGGATGCACCGCCTCATCCCGACACGCTGGCGCACCTTCACACCGGTCGACGGTGTGGTGATCGGCGGGTTCGCGCTCTGGTACGTCATCGGCGCCAACTCATCCGACGACGGGTACATCCTGCAGATGGCCCGGGTGGCCGACCACGCGGGCTACATGTCGAACTACTTCCGCTGGTTCGGCAGCCCCGAGGACCCCTTCGGCTGGTACTACAACGTGCTCGCCCTGATGACCAAGGTCAGCGATGCCAGCATCTGGATCCGGCTACCCGACCTGATCTGCGCGCTGGTCTGCTGGCTGCTGCTGTCACGCGAGGTGCTACCCCGACTGGGACCCGCCGTGTGGTCGAGCCGCAGCGCCATGTGGGCAGCCGGCCTGGTGCTACTGGCCGCGTGGATGCCGTTCAACAACGGCCTGCGCCCCGAGGGCCAGATCGCCACCGGCGCCCTCATCACGTACGTGCTGATCGAACGCGCCATCACGTCGGGCCGGCTGACCCCGGCCGCCCTGGCGATCATGACGGCCGCGTTCACGCTCGGCATCCAGCCCACGGGCCTGATCGCGGTGGCCGCACTGCTGGCCGGCGGCAGGCCCATCCTGCGCATCATCATGCGCCGCCGACGCGTCGTCGGGACCTGGCCAGTGATCGCACCGCTGCTGGCGGCGGGCACGGTGATCCTCTGCGTGGTGTTCGCCGACCAGACCCTGGCAACGGTGTTGGAGGCCACCCGGATTCGCACGGCGATCGGCCCCAGCCAGGAGTGGTGGACCGAGAACCTGCGCTACTACTACCTGATCCTGCCGACCACCGACGGCGCGATATCGCGGCGGGTGGCATTCGTCTTCACCGCGATGTGCCTGTTCCCGTCGCTGTTCATGATGTTGCGGCGCAAGCGGATTCCAGGCGTTGCACGCGGCCCGGTCTGGCGGCTGATGGGCATCATCTTCGCGACCATGTTCTTCCTGATGTTCACGCCCACCAAGTGGATTCACCACTTCGGACTGTTCGCCGCCGTGGGCGGTGCGATGGCAGCCGTCGCCACCGTGCTGGTGTCGCCGCTGGTTCTGCGGTCGGCCCGCAACCGGATGGCATTCCTGTCGCTGGCGTTCTTCGTGCTGGCCTTCTGCTTCGCCTCCACGAACGGGTGGTGGTACGTCTCCAACTTCGGTGCGCCGTTCAACAACTCAGTGCCCCAGTTCGCCGGCATCTCGGTAAGCGCGGTGTTCTTCGCGCTGTCGATCATCACGGCGCTGTGGGCGTTCTGGTTGCACGTCTCGCGCCGGGGTGACTCGAAGGTGGTCGACCGGCTCACGGCGGCGCCGATTCCCCTGGCCGCCGGATTGATGGTCGTGGTGATGATGGCGTCGATGGCGATCGGCGTCGTCCGCCAGTACCCGACCTATTCGAACGGGTGGGCCAACGTCCGCGCACTCGCCGGTGGCTGCGGTCTGGCCGACGATGTGCTGGTGGAACCCGACTCCAATGCCGGTTTCCTGACGGCCCTGCCCGGCAACTACGGTCCGCTCGGTCCGCTCGGCGGAGAGGCCCCGACAGGGTTCTCCCCCAACGGCGTTCCCGACCGCATCATCGCCGAGGCAATCCGGCTGAACAACCCGCAGCCCGGCACCGACGTCGACTGGACCCAGCCCATCAAGCTGGCCCGGCCGGGTATCAACGGTTCGACCGTGCCGCTGCCCTATGGTCTCGACCCCGCGCGTGTCCCGGTGGCCGGAACGTATTCGACTGCGGCACAACAGGAGAGCAAGCTGGCCTCGGCGTGGTACGACCTACCCGCCGCCGACGACGCGCACCCGCTCGTGGTGATCACCGCGGCGGGCACGATCTCGGGCATCAGCGTCGCCAATGGTCTCGACTCGGAGCAGACCGTCGAACTCGAGTACGCCCGGCGCGGTCCCGACGGGGCGCTCACCCCGGCGGGCCGGGTGAAGCCCTACGACGTGGGCCCGACGCCGTCGTGGCGCAATCTGCGCTACCCGCGTGCGGAGATCCCGGCCGACGCGGTGGCCGTGCGGGTCATCGCCGAGGATCTGTCTCTGAGCCAGGGCGACTGGGTCGCGGTCACGCCACCACGCGTGCCCGAGGTGCGCTCGGTGCAGGAGTACGTCGGATCGCAGCAACCCGTGCTGATGGACTGGGCAGTCGGCCTGGCCTTCCCGTGCCAGCAGCCGATGCTGCACGCCAATGGCGTCACCGAGGTGCCCAAGTTCCGCATCGCACCGGACTACAACGCCAAGCTGCAGAGCACCGACACGTGGCAGGACGGCAAGAACGGTGGCCTGCTGGGCATCACGGACCTGCTGCTGAAGGCATCGGTGATGTCGACCTATCTGTCGGAGGACTGGGGTCAGGACTGGGGCTCGCTGCACCGGTTCGACACCGTCGTGGACGCCGAACCCGCCGAACTCGACCTCGACTCGGCGACGCGCAGCGGGCTGTGGTCACCCGGGCAGATCCGGATCAAGGCCTAG
- a CDS encoding arabinosyltransferase domain-containing protein — MPAPTTRLVAIIAGLVGFLLCALTPLMPVKQDTATILWPQATGPGGLVTDLTAPLVSGAPRALDVTIPCVTTATLPRDGGVVFSTIPAGGIEAGRNGMFIRANADVVYVAFRDTVAAVAPRAAVDSGACSDIRVWANVGAVGADFVGIPGATGTLPVDKRPQVAGVFTDLQVAPQSGVSARIDVDTRFITTPTALKTAVMVLGVLCVIASILALILADRVAGRRPPRGRRRVGLWTWLADVGVIGTLLAWHVVGALSSDDGYNLTIARVSGEAGYTANYFRYFGATEAPFDWYQSVLAHLASISTASVWMRVPATAAAIATWLIISRCILPRIGRRVAANRVAVWTAGAVFLAAWLPFNNGLRPEPLIAFAVVAAWMLVENAVGTRRLWPAAAAIIIAMFSVTLAPQGLIALAPLLVGARPIARIVADRRAANGILASLAPLAASVALVFVIIFRDQTLATVMESVRIKYVVGPTIPWYQEFLRYYFLTVEDSVDGSLTRRFSVLILLLCLLGVIMVLLRRGRVPGAVSGPVWRLAGTTAIGLLLLTLTPTKWAVQFGAFAGLAGALGGVTAFAFARVGLHSRRNLALYVTALLFVLAWATSGINGWFYVGNYGVPWFDKQPVIVGYPVTTIFLVLAIAGGLLAGWLHFRMDYAGHTEVADTGRNRALASTPLLIVASIMVVLELGSMLKATASRYPVYTTGAANLAALRSGLSDASCAMADSVLVEADPNAGMLQPVPGQRFGQYGPLGGEDPVGFTPNGVSDTLEPAEPVAANPGTVNSDGPIDKPNIGVGYAAGTGGGYGPEGINGSRVFLPFGLDPKRTPVMGSFDENTVAAKATSAWYQLPPRTSDRPLVTVAAAGAIWYYEEDGSFNYGQSLKLQWGVQRPDGSYQALNEVQPIDIFQQKAWRNLRFPLTTAPPEANVARIVADDPNLSTDQWFAFTPPRMPVLQTAQQFLGSQTPVLMDIATAANFPCQRPFAEHLGVAELPEYRIIPNFKQMVASSNQWQSAQDGGPFLFIQALLRTEAIPTYLRDDWYRDWGAIERYIRVVPQEQAPNAAIEEGSTRVFGWSRGGPIRALP, encoded by the coding sequence GTGCCCGCCCCGACCACTCGACTAGTCGCGATCATCGCCGGTCTCGTCGGATTTCTGCTCTGCGCGCTGACGCCGCTGATGCCCGTCAAGCAGGACACCGCGACCATCCTCTGGCCCCAGGCCACCGGGCCCGGCGGCCTGGTCACCGATCTCACCGCGCCGCTGGTGTCGGGCGCACCCCGCGCCCTTGACGTGACGATCCCCTGCGTGACGACCGCCACGCTGCCGCGCGACGGCGGCGTCGTGTTCTCCACGATCCCGGCCGGCGGCATCGAGGCGGGCCGCAACGGCATGTTCATCCGCGCCAACGCCGACGTCGTCTACGTCGCTTTCCGCGACACCGTCGCCGCCGTGGCCCCGCGTGCCGCCGTGGACTCCGGCGCGTGCAGCGATATCCGCGTCTGGGCCAACGTCGGCGCTGTCGGCGCGGACTTCGTCGGCATCCCCGGCGCAACGGGCACGCTGCCCGTGGACAAGCGCCCCCAGGTCGCGGGCGTCTTCACCGATTTGCAGGTCGCCCCGCAGTCCGGCGTGAGCGCGCGCATCGACGTCGACACTCGCTTCATCACCACACCCACGGCGCTCAAGACCGCCGTCATGGTGCTCGGCGTGCTCTGCGTCATCGCCTCGATCCTGGCGCTGATCCTGGCCGACCGTGTGGCCGGCCGCCGGCCACCGCGTGGCCGACGCCGCGTCGGCCTGTGGACCTGGCTGGCCGACGTCGGCGTGATCGGCACCCTGCTCGCCTGGCACGTCGTCGGTGCGCTGTCATCGGATGACGGATACAACCTGACCATCGCCCGGGTGTCCGGAGAGGCCGGCTACACCGCCAACTACTTCCGCTACTTCGGTGCGACCGAGGCCCCATTCGACTGGTATCAGAGCGTGCTGGCCCACCTCGCGTCGATCAGCACCGCCAGCGTCTGGATGCGCGTGCCCGCCACCGCGGCCGCGATCGCGACATGGCTCATCATCAGCCGCTGCATCCTGCCCCGCATCGGCAGGCGTGTGGCGGCCAACCGGGTGGCGGTGTGGACCGCGGGTGCGGTGTTCCTCGCCGCGTGGCTGCCGTTCAACAACGGCCTGCGCCCCGAACCGCTCATCGCGTTCGCCGTTGTCGCGGCGTGGATGCTGGTCGAGAACGCCGTGGGAACGCGGCGACTCTGGCCCGCCGCGGCGGCGATCATCATCGCGATGTTCTCCGTGACACTCGCCCCGCAGGGCTTGATCGCGTTGGCACCGCTGCTGGTCGGTGCGCGGCCCATCGCCCGCATCGTGGCGGACCGCCGCGCTGCCAACGGCATCCTCGCGTCGCTGGCCCCGCTGGCGGCATCGGTGGCGCTTGTGTTCGTCATCATCTTCCGCGACCAGACGCTGGCCACGGTCATGGAGTCGGTGCGCATCAAGTACGTCGTGGGACCGACGATCCCCTGGTACCAGGAGTTCCTGCGGTACTACTTCCTCACGGTCGAGGACAGCGTCGACGGCTCGCTGACCCGCCGGTTCTCGGTGCTGATCCTGCTGCTGTGCCTGCTCGGTGTGATCATGGTGCTGCTGCGCCGCGGCCGGGTGCCCGGCGCCGTCAGCGGACCGGTGTGGAGGCTGGCGGGCACGACTGCGATCGGGCTGCTGCTGCTGACGCTGACGCCAACCAAGTGGGCGGTGCAGTTCGGTGCCTTCGCCGGACTGGCGGGCGCGCTCGGCGGTGTGACGGCATTCGCGTTTGCCCGCGTGGGGCTGCACAGCCGCCGCAACCTCGCGCTGTACGTGACAGCGCTGCTGTTCGTCCTCGCGTGGGCGACGTCGGGTATCAACGGCTGGTTCTACGTCGGCAACTACGGCGTGCCGTGGTTCGACAAGCAGCCCGTCATCGTCGGCTACCCCGTCACCACGATCTTCCTGGTGCTGGCCATCGCCGGCGGCCTGCTCGCCGGCTGGTTGCACTTCCGGATGGACTACGCGGGCCATACCGAGGTCGCCGACACCGGGCGTAACCGCGCGCTGGCGTCGACGCCGCTGCTCATCGTCGCCTCGATCATGGTGGTGCTCGAGCTGGGCTCCATGCTCAAGGCGACGGCAAGCCGCTATCCCGTCTACACCACCGGTGCGGCGAACCTGGCGGCGCTGAGATCGGGACTGTCAGACGCCAGCTGCGCCATGGCCGACTCCGTGCTCGTCGAGGCCGACCCCAACGCCGGCATGCTGCAACCTGTCCCGGGCCAGCGCTTCGGGCAGTACGGCCCGCTTGGCGGTGAGGACCCCGTCGGCTTCACCCCGAATGGCGTCAGCGACACCCTGGAGCCTGCTGAACCCGTGGCCGCCAATCCCGGCACCGTCAACTCCGATGGGCCCATCGACAAACCCAACATCGGCGTCGGCTACGCGGCGGGCACGGGCGGCGGCTACGGACCCGAGGGCATCAACGGATCGCGGGTGTTCCTGCCGTTCGGCCTCGACCCGAAGCGCACCCCGGTGATGGGCAGTTTCGACGAGAACACCGTCGCCGCGAAGGCCACGTCGGCGTGGTACCAGCTGCCACCGCGCACATCGGACCGGCCGCTCGTCACCGTCGCCGCCGCGGGCGCGATCTGGTACTACGAGGAGGACGGCTCCTTCAACTACGGCCAGTCACTCAAGCTCCAATGGGGCGTACAGCGGCCGGACGGCTCGTACCAGGCACTCAACGAGGTGCAGCCGATCGATATCTTCCAGCAGAAGGCGTGGCGCAACCTGCGCTTCCCGCTGACCACCGCGCCGCCGGAGGCCAACGTCGCGCGCATCGTCGCCGACGACCCGAACCTGTCGACCGACCAGTGGTTCGCGTTCACGCCGCCGCGCATGCCGGTGCTGCAGACCGCGCAGCAGTTCCTCGGCAGCCAGACTCCGGTGCTGATGGACATCGCCACAGCGGCCAACTTCCCGTGCCAGCGCCCGTTCGCCGAGCACCTCGGGGTGGCCGAACTTCCGGAGTACCGCATCATCCCGAACTTCAAGCAGATGGTCGCCTCGTCGAACCAGTGGCAGTCCGCCCAGGACGGCGGACCGTTCCTGTTCATCCAGGCACTGCTGCGGACTGAGGCGATCCCGACGTATCTGCGCGACGACTGGTACCGGGATTGGGGCGCCATCGAGCGCTACATCCGGGTGGTACCGCAGGAACAGGCGCCCAACGCCGCCATCGAGGAGGGTTCGACACGAGTGTTCGGCTGGAGCCGTGGCGGACCGATTAGGGCACTCCCGTGA